The following are encoded in a window of Paraburkholderia hospita genomic DNA:
- a CDS encoding polysaccharide lyase produces MTRPRKATLLFSMFFRLSVAQATGLFDGGDPHTYRTSFVLDLRHGMKDLPVQAARREDITLADDPVTPGNRAVHVEINRGEDFSGVANGSPRTEFLLPSNIRLAPGREYLIRWRTYLPRNFAFDHQQWEIITQIHHGALSGPPPFMLTLSGADYAVSVRGGKNTAHGSGVRICCAMDDVGRWVDWTLQYAPDATGRRATTRLWKDGRQVFNGDGMPNAYPDDSRAYLKFGIYKPEWLIEPSDVQFLEIYYSVVAVGEKAVRP; encoded by the coding sequence ATGACGCGCCCGAGAAAAGCAACGCTGCTCTTCAGTATGTTCTTCAGATTGTCCGTCGCGCAGGCAACCGGCCTGTTCGATGGTGGCGATCCGCATACATATCGCACCTCGTTTGTGCTGGATCTGCGACACGGCATGAAAGACTTGCCAGTTCAAGCGGCTAGGCGTGAAGACATCACACTTGCCGACGATCCCGTGACGCCCGGCAACCGGGCAGTCCACGTTGAGATAAATCGTGGGGAAGATTTTTCAGGCGTGGCCAATGGATCGCCCCGCACCGAATTTCTACTACCCTCGAACATCCGTCTAGCGCCAGGAAGGGAGTATTTGATACGTTGGAGAACCTATCTCCCACGTAACTTCGCGTTCGACCATCAGCAGTGGGAAATTATCACCCAGATTCACCACGGCGCCCTCAGTGGGCCGCCGCCATTTATGCTCACGTTATCTGGTGCGGACTATGCTGTGTCGGTGCGTGGTGGCAAGAACACGGCACACGGGTCTGGTGTTCGGATCTGTTGCGCGATGGATGACGTTGGCAGGTGGGTCGACTGGACGCTGCAATACGCGCCGGATGCGACCGGACGTCGCGCGACGACACGACTTTGGAAAGATGGTCGCCAGGTCTTCAACGGTGACGGTATGCCGAACGCTTATCCCGATGATAGTCGCGCGTACCTGAAGTTCGGAATCTATAAGCCCGAGTGGCTGATCGAACCCTCGGACGTCCAATTCCTCGAGATTTATTATAGCGTCGTAGCGGTCGGCGAGAAGGCCGTTCGTCCATAG
- a CDS encoding glycosyltransferase, with the protein MIFLTVGTQMPFDRLVRLTDCWAEKHPEVKVFAQICNGACTPVNINYSAFLSREEMERLTTEATLVISHAGMGSILTARRLRKPIVVVPRQHRLNEHRNDHQIDTARSLEGLVGMHVCWQESEFDEIIKSALEGAQRLDFDRQDRGSSDLSSCLAAWVNAQ; encoded by the coding sequence TTGATTTTTCTTACCGTCGGCACGCAGATGCCATTCGATCGTCTGGTTCGCCTTACGGATTGCTGGGCTGAAAAGCATCCTGAAGTTAAAGTGTTTGCGCAGATATGTAATGGCGCTTGTACGCCGGTGAACATAAATTACAGTGCGTTTCTGTCGCGTGAAGAGATGGAGCGTTTAACCACGGAAGCTACGCTCGTGATTTCCCACGCAGGTATGGGAAGCATTTTGACGGCCCGCCGGCTAAGAAAGCCGATCGTGGTTGTGCCGCGGCAGCATCGATTGAACGAGCACCGAAACGACCACCAGATTGACACCGCCCGGAGCCTTGAAGGTCTGGTTGGCATGCACGTATGTTGGCAGGAAAGTGAGTTCGACGAGATCATAAAATCAGCCTTGGAAGGGGCGCAGAGACTGGACTTCGATCGACAAGATAGAGGCTCGAGTGATCTTTCCAGCTGTCTTGCCGCCTGGGTGAATGCGCAGTGA
- a CDS encoding glycosyltransferase family protein — MKKKILLVCSNGGHYVQLSILASAFSGHDVVWAVSGTDTLLARKDGYCLIEANKTTPIKVVGLAFQISRILIAKRPDVIVSTGAAPGLLAVALSRLVGAKAKTIWIDSIANSARLSLSGRIARHFASETLTQWRHLETPTVRYWGAVL, encoded by the coding sequence ATGAAAAAGAAAATACTGTTGGTGTGCTCCAACGGGGGCCATTACGTTCAATTGTCGATTCTTGCGTCCGCATTTTCTGGGCATGACGTGGTCTGGGCGGTTTCGGGGACCGACACGTTACTGGCGAGGAAAGACGGCTATTGCTTGATAGAAGCGAATAAAACGACGCCAATCAAGGTGGTCGGTCTGGCGTTCCAGATATCACGCATTTTAATTGCCAAACGTCCCGACGTCATCGTGTCGACTGGAGCCGCTCCGGGGTTGCTGGCAGTCGCACTGAGCAGGCTAGTCGGTGCGAAGGCGAAGACGATCTGGATCGACAGCATTGCCAATTCGGCCCGCTTGTCGCTTTCTGGACGTATTGCCCGACATTTCGCCAGCGAGACACTTACTCAATGGCGCCACCTTGAAACGCCGACCGTGCGTTATTGGGGAGCGGTGCTTTGA
- a CDS encoding glycosyltransferase family 4 protein: MRKTHVLHVGPKQRGGINTVLRELASQHESFEQRGILFSFFETRGFKRAADLIMFLLFDVPKFFAYLSKGVDIVHLHVAVRGSVYRKYVFFVMSKALRCKTIIHLHSGEFGQFFAQARGIRRLIVLHLLKGAHAVVGVSQRTETMLENHRIRPRMFRIIGNTAHAAEAFRVSSVVAVANQRPYIAFVGKLTLLKGMEDLLVALSILRKRGHEVELQLAGEGDVEFWRARAAAHGVGDVVKFLGWIDGNVKYEFLRDAQLFCMPSHFESFGIATLEAMLLGLPIVGTRLGGFLDLVKEGDTGFLVDARDPMSLADRIGVLLSDQAIARRMGVAAHIHARSLFGTDAITRKYVDVYQTLQNRGGTHDSLDKTH; encoded by the coding sequence ATGCGCAAGACGCATGTGCTTCATGTCGGCCCGAAGCAGCGCGGAGGCATAAATACGGTTCTTCGTGAATTGGCGTCGCAACATGAGTCATTCGAGCAGCGTGGCATTTTATTCTCGTTCTTCGAGACGCGCGGGTTCAAACGCGCGGCCGACCTGATCATGTTCCTGCTGTTCGATGTTCCCAAATTTTTCGCATATCTGTCAAAGGGCGTAGACATTGTTCATCTTCACGTAGCAGTGCGAGGTTCGGTCTATCGGAAATATGTGTTTTTCGTGATGTCGAAGGCGCTGCGTTGCAAGACGATCATTCACCTCCACTCCGGTGAATTCGGACAATTTTTCGCACAAGCGCGCGGAATACGGCGCCTGATCGTCCTGCATCTGTTGAAGGGTGCTCACGCAGTAGTGGGTGTTTCTCAACGGACCGAAACGATGCTTGAAAACCATCGGATACGACCGCGCATGTTTCGAATTATCGGTAATACGGCGCATGCCGCCGAAGCGTTCCGAGTCTCTTCTGTCGTTGCTGTCGCGAATCAGCGTCCCTATATCGCGTTCGTCGGGAAGCTTACGTTGCTTAAAGGAATGGAAGATTTGCTGGTCGCGCTGTCGATTCTCAGGAAGCGCGGACATGAGGTGGAATTGCAGTTGGCGGGGGAGGGAGATGTCGAATTCTGGAGGGCCCGTGCAGCTGCGCACGGCGTCGGTGATGTAGTGAAATTTCTCGGGTGGATAGATGGAAATGTGAAGTATGAATTCCTACGAGATGCACAGCTGTTTTGCATGCCAAGTCACTTCGAATCTTTCGGGATCGCAACTCTCGAAGCCATGTTACTTGGGCTTCCGATTGTCGGTACGCGGTTGGGCGGTTTTCTCGACCTGGTTAAAGAGGGTGATACGGGGTTCCTGGTTGATGCGCGTGATCCGATGTCCTTGGCCGACCGGATCGGCGTCTTGTTATCCGATCAGGCGATCGCTCGAAGGATGGGAGTGGCCGCGCATATACACGCGAGGTCGCTATTTGGCACGGACGCAATCACGCGCAAATATGTAGACGTTTATCAGACGCTTCAAAATCGCGGCGGAACGCACGATTCACTCGATAAAACTCATTGA
- a CDS encoding UDP-glucose dehydrogenase family protein, whose product MKVTVIGSGYVGLVTGACLADIGNEVVCVDIDRKKVDTLLSGGVPIYEPGLKDVMDRNRQAMRLKFTTDMDVGVAHGDVLFIAVGTPPDEDGSADLTHVIDVAREVGRRIDGFQVVVNKSTVPVGTASRVKEVIASELAARGVQASFSVVSNPEFLKEGAAVEDFMRPDRIVIGSEADEAGLRARAVMRELYSPFNRNHDRTLHMDVPSAEFTKYAANAMLATRISFMNELANLAERLGADIESVRRGIGSDPRIGYDFLYAGVGYGGSCFPKDVNALRHSASQQQYSMQILDAVTAVNESQRSVLLEKIYQRFGRDLTGYAFAVWGLAFKPNTDDMREAPSRPIIAALLRHGATVQAYDPVAMPEARKSLTSDLGSEPSALNRLRFVADQDTALEHADALVTLTEWKSFKSPDFDVLVRQMKRPVIFDGRNLYEPSVLDRSGIEYYGIGRGL is encoded by the coding sequence ATGAAGGTAACAGTTATCGGCTCCGGCTATGTGGGTTTGGTGACGGGCGCATGTCTGGCAGATATCGGAAACGAAGTCGTTTGCGTCGATATTGATCGAAAGAAAGTAGACACGCTGCTGTCGGGCGGAGTTCCGATTTACGAGCCCGGACTGAAGGATGTGATGGATCGAAACCGGCAGGCGATGCGGCTCAAGTTTACGACCGATATGGACGTCGGCGTCGCACACGGCGATGTCCTGTTCATCGCAGTTGGAACGCCCCCCGACGAGGACGGTTCAGCCGACCTGACACACGTTATCGACGTCGCTCGAGAAGTTGGACGCCGCATTGATGGCTTTCAGGTCGTCGTCAATAAGTCCACGGTGCCCGTCGGTACGGCATCGCGCGTGAAAGAAGTGATAGCGAGCGAGTTGGCCGCGCGTGGCGTCCAGGCTTCGTTTTCAGTTGTTTCGAATCCCGAATTTCTGAAGGAAGGAGCAGCCGTCGAAGATTTCATGCGTCCGGATCGGATCGTGATCGGAAGCGAGGCCGACGAAGCGGGTTTGCGTGCGCGAGCGGTCATGCGCGAACTCTATTCACCGTTCAACCGAAACCACGACCGTACATTACACATGGACGTACCGTCTGCGGAATTCACGAAATACGCGGCCAATGCCATGCTTGCAACAAGAATATCGTTCATGAACGAGTTGGCGAACCTCGCCGAGAGACTCGGCGCCGATATTGAATCCGTACGTCGAGGCATCGGCTCGGATCCACGTATCGGTTACGACTTCTTATATGCCGGGGTCGGCTACGGCGGGTCTTGTTTTCCTAAGGACGTCAACGCGCTGAGGCATTCTGCTTCGCAGCAACAGTACTCGATGCAGATCCTCGATGCTGTAACGGCAGTTAACGAGTCTCAGCGCTCGGTACTCCTGGAGAAAATCTATCAACGTTTCGGGCGTGATCTGACCGGGTACGCCTTCGCAGTTTGGGGCTTAGCTTTCAAGCCAAACACGGATGATATGCGCGAGGCACCCAGTCGCCCGATCATTGCAGCGCTGCTAAGGCATGGAGCGACGGTTCAAGCCTACGATCCCGTCGCCATGCCTGAAGCGCGCAAGTCCTTGACCTCGGACCTCGGATCCGAGCCATCGGCTCTGAACCGGCTGCGATTCGTTGCGGACCAGGACACCGCGCTGGAGCACGCCGATGCGCTGGTCACATTGACGGAATGGAAGTCGTTCAAAAGCCCCGATTTCGATGTTCTGGTTCGGCAGATGAAGCGGCCGGTGATTTTCGACGGACGCAATCTGTATGAACCGTCAGTTCTCGACCGTTCCGGTATCGAGTACTACGGTATCGGCAGGGGGCTTTGA
- a CDS encoding O-antigen ligase family protein, which translates to MHSIDRSAYETLKPDRSPIRTDAGFKLAAAIVWGALVIGLALSPFADFLSVYAAKGAGAGAGVDARISLLLRGMMTISLIVCLIYGSRTSMGGLRQAAAFAFVVCTTIGSYAFGMLVAHELFEQVVFVLKVFTFFVYPAAMMMLTDRRLEQVQSVAFAALMAYGLSIIVGASLSIDLFRSYQADVQIRSGYKGIIYAQNEAAALVVAATALGYLHALVRGWTWRSMLLVGCMIVASGLTGTKGAMLGAMGVTCAYFFARYNAIKASWYAGLVLTVLAIAATSAYFFVPAVNQAVDLSLRYFEYRSGHTDDDVVLTLLLSGRNLKLANVWTDVQANGYIALLTGGHPVVRYMVELDVFDLLLAFGVPIFVIYAIALTRTFIRRGAHRRANRFAHLFFVVLIGMACTAGHVLGSAVVSPYLALIAVVIRRAVPATRGV; encoded by the coding sequence ATGCATTCCATCGACAGATCCGCCTACGAAACCTTAAAGCCCGACCGATCACCCATTCGCACGGATGCCGGTTTCAAATTAGCCGCGGCCATTGTGTGGGGGGCACTTGTTATTGGTTTGGCTTTGTCGCCCTTCGCGGATTTTCTTTCCGTGTACGCGGCCAAAGGGGCTGGCGCAGGGGCTGGCGTCGATGCGCGGATCTCGCTATTGCTGCGTGGGATGATGACTATCAGCCTCATCGTCTGTCTGATCTATGGGTCGCGCACGAGCATGGGCGGACTTCGTCAAGCGGCCGCTTTCGCGTTCGTGGTATGCACGACGATCGGCTCATATGCATTCGGGATGCTTGTGGCGCATGAGCTTTTTGAGCAAGTCGTGTTCGTGCTGAAGGTGTTCACGTTCTTTGTCTATCCGGCCGCCATGATGATGCTAACGGACCGCCGGCTCGAGCAGGTGCAATCGGTCGCATTCGCCGCGCTCATGGCATACGGCCTGTCAATCATCGTCGGCGCTTCGTTATCTATCGATCTGTTCCGCAGCTATCAAGCAGACGTGCAAATCCGCTCGGGATACAAGGGGATCATCTATGCGCAAAATGAAGCGGCGGCGCTTGTTGTCGCCGCTACGGCGTTAGGATATCTGCACGCTCTCGTACGAGGCTGGACGTGGCGCAGCATGTTGCTGGTTGGCTGCATGATCGTCGCCTCGGGCCTTACTGGAACAAAAGGCGCAATGCTGGGTGCGATGGGCGTTACCTGCGCTTACTTCTTTGCCAGGTACAACGCCATAAAGGCAAGCTGGTATGCAGGATTGGTGCTGACTGTATTAGCCATCGCAGCGACCAGCGCCTATTTTTTTGTCCCGGCAGTTAATCAGGCAGTCGACCTTAGCCTGCGCTACTTCGAGTACAGGAGTGGCCACACCGATGACGACGTCGTTCTAACGTTGCTGCTCTCCGGCCGGAATCTGAAGCTTGCAAACGTATGGACCGATGTGCAGGCGAACGGCTACATCGCGCTATTGACGGGGGGACACCCCGTGGTGCGCTACATGGTCGAACTGGATGTTTTCGACCTGCTATTGGCCTTCGGTGTTCCGATTTTCGTAATTTATGCCATCGCGCTTACCCGGACGTTTATTCGGCGCGGTGCACATCGAAGGGCGAACCGGTTCGCACATCTCTTCTTTGTGGTCTTGATTGGAATGGCATGTACGGCAGGCCACGTCCTCGGCTCAGCTGTCGTCAGTCCATACCTTGCATTGATAGCAGTGGTGATCCGGCGCGCTGTTCCAGCAACACGCGGTGTTTGA
- a CDS encoding flippase, which produces MTRLRRNFAAMVIWQIGNYLVPLATFPYLTRVLGPTGFGTVSYVTALTMYGIAVTEWGFNLSGPRAVAQSRHDHSRLNDLIWSVIGAKTCLCVLSMAILVGATCMIQRLGELKAALWIGWVGVVANVFTMHWLMQGLERFSLLSCIALVSRFSSIPLTFLLVKYPHDVNVAIGVQSAASMFGAVGSFFFAYHQGLLRNPRFSWGAVRRQIFDNAEMFLSTASVSLFSATNTVILGSLSGPYQAGVYASADKLKTVGNMIPMQINTVLYPRISALLSQGCSGDKRAAARLTTIGLVGTIATTSVGMLICVVSSRALIRLVLGSEFVAAAGVLNWLCLSTVFGNLAYFLGLQVLVPFDGASRRARAMLGAGLFNIMLACILVPHMGAGGAAIAYLVAEVALLGIYLRWVIRSPTMRAHFAQLARG; this is translated from the coding sequence ATGACGAGATTACGTCGAAACTTCGCTGCGATGGTTATCTGGCAAATAGGTAACTACTTGGTCCCGCTCGCTACGTTTCCCTATCTGACGCGCGTTCTGGGGCCGACTGGCTTCGGAACGGTCAGCTATGTCACGGCACTCACCATGTATGGCATCGCCGTAACGGAGTGGGGGTTCAATCTGAGCGGCCCGCGTGCGGTCGCTCAATCTCGCCACGATCATTCCAGGCTTAACGATTTGATCTGGTCTGTCATTGGCGCCAAAACATGTCTTTGTGTCCTCTCAATGGCGATCCTCGTCGGGGCAACGTGCATGATTCAACGGTTGGGCGAGTTGAAGGCCGCGTTATGGATTGGCTGGGTCGGCGTTGTCGCGAACGTGTTTACGATGCATTGGCTAATGCAGGGACTCGAACGGTTCTCGCTACTCTCCTGCATCGCATTGGTCAGCCGTTTCTCGTCAATACCTCTAACGTTCTTGCTGGTGAAATATCCGCATGATGTCAATGTGGCGATCGGTGTTCAATCTGCAGCATCCATGTTCGGTGCTGTCGGTTCCTTTTTCTTTGCGTATCACCAAGGGCTGCTTCGCAACCCAAGATTTTCATGGGGGGCCGTAAGGCGCCAGATCTTCGATAACGCTGAAATGTTTCTCTCTACTGCTTCGGTAAGCCTTTTTAGCGCGACTAACACAGTCATTCTTGGCAGTCTGTCGGGGCCTTATCAGGCTGGCGTATATGCGTCTGCGGACAAGCTAAAAACGGTAGGGAACATGATACCGATGCAGATCAATACCGTCTTGTACCCAAGGATATCGGCACTGCTATCGCAAGGTTGCTCTGGCGACAAGCGGGCCGCCGCGCGCCTGACGACGATCGGACTGGTCGGCACGATAGCGACGACGTCCGTTGGCATGCTTATATGCGTGGTCTCGTCGCGTGCATTGATCCGCCTCGTGTTGGGTTCCGAGTTCGTAGCGGCCGCTGGAGTGTTGAACTGGCTCTGCCTATCCACGGTATTCGGGAATCTGGCGTACTTCCTGGGACTGCAGGTGCTTGTCCCATTTGACGGAGCATCTCGCCGAGCGCGCGCCATGCTTGGTGCCGGGCTCTTCAATATCATGCTCGCCTGCATTTTAGTGCCCCATATGGGAGCAGGCGGAGCCGCTATCGCATATCTGGTCGCTGAAGTGGCATTACTCGGCATTTATCTTAGATGGGTCATCCGCTCGCCGACAATGCGCGCGCACTTCGCGCAACTTGCGCGTGGCTGA
- a CDS encoding polysaccharide biosynthesis tyrosine autokinase, with the protein MTLLKQNSAVEQGDDEIDLSEIFNILRESWKLIALVAVGALLLGTMYAVLATPVYRADAVIQVDDDSGLSSINSKLSDLASLFQSTATVDAEIELIRSRLVVGETVNRLHLDVFAQPDYFPLIGGAIARYRQDNGLIGLANPVIGLSSFAWGGEHIDISRFDVPPVLYETKFKLRVLDAQGYELVDPDGNVTLRGHVNEDASGATSNGIVHLKVASLMARPGTSFQLKRFSTQQTVDEMQKKLDIAEKTKQSGIIGVKLDGHDAQRVTATINMIASLYVQHNVDGKSAQAQQMLSFLGEQLPKMRADLDQSEARYNEYRSKSGAVDLDAQAKLLLQSVVDTKSHLVELQQQRADLVQRYTPSHPAVLAVDARIAELEHQQDQYDGLVNGMPQTQQEVLRLMRDVKVNTDLYMKLLDSTEQLRVLKAGQLGNVRTVDFAVVPEQPVRPKKVIVTALALVLGLVLGCVVALGRRALNRGLESPAEIELAIDVPVRAIISRSEKQAELERSVRRNPSWSRGVLAAIFPDDAAIEGLRSLRTALQFGLIKPDNNVLMITGPRAEVGKSFVSVNLATVIATAGKRVLLIDADMRRGNVHSYFSFRNTPGLSEVLSGRPFAEVIHHQVVPNLDVMTAGAYPDRPSELLMQGRFGTMCKTISAMYDLVIVDSPPILAVTDPVVVGKEAGATLMVIRHGRHSAAELREATRHLASAGVSVNGVLLTDVPRRGSTYGAYSEYRTKTS; encoded by the coding sequence ATGACTCTTCTTAAGCAAAATAGCGCCGTGGAGCAGGGCGATGATGAAATCGATCTCTCCGAGATTTTCAATATTCTGCGTGAAAGCTGGAAGCTGATTGCGCTCGTCGCCGTCGGCGCGCTCCTTCTGGGCACGATGTACGCTGTTCTGGCAACGCCTGTCTATCGCGCTGACGCCGTCATTCAGGTCGATGACGATTCCGGTTTGAGTTCGATTAATAGCAAGCTGAGCGATCTTGCCTCGCTATTTCAGAGCACGGCGACAGTCGATGCAGAAATCGAGTTGATCCGATCGCGCCTGGTAGTGGGCGAAACGGTCAACCGTCTGCACCTAGATGTGTTTGCGCAACCAGACTATTTCCCTCTGATTGGCGGAGCGATTGCGCGTTACCGTCAAGACAATGGACTTATCGGGTTAGCCAACCCCGTCATTGGATTGTCCAGCTTCGCATGGGGTGGGGAACATATCGACATTTCGCGATTCGACGTTCCTCCCGTACTGTACGAAACGAAGTTCAAACTGCGCGTGCTTGATGCGCAAGGTTATGAATTGGTCGATCCAGACGGCAACGTGACGTTGCGCGGCCACGTAAATGAAGACGCCAGTGGTGCGACTTCCAATGGCATCGTGCATCTGAAGGTCGCTTCGCTCATGGCTCGGCCTGGCACGAGCTTTCAACTCAAGCGCTTCTCGACTCAGCAAACTGTCGATGAAATGCAAAAGAAGCTTGATATTGCCGAAAAGACGAAACAGTCAGGCATTATCGGCGTCAAGCTCGATGGTCATGATGCACAACGCGTTACCGCGACGATCAACATGATCGCAAGTCTGTATGTGCAGCACAACGTCGACGGAAAGTCGGCGCAGGCCCAGCAGATGTTGAGTTTTCTCGGCGAACAACTGCCAAAAATGCGCGCGGATCTCGATCAGTCCGAGGCACGCTACAACGAATATCGCTCGAAGTCGGGAGCCGTCGACCTCGACGCACAAGCAAAGCTGCTGCTGCAATCGGTCGTCGACACGAAATCTCATCTCGTCGAATTGCAGCAGCAACGAGCCGATCTCGTGCAGCGTTACACGCCGTCTCATCCTGCTGTTCTCGCCGTCGATGCCCGTATTGCCGAACTCGAACATCAACAGGACCAATACGACGGCCTGGTTAACGGCATGCCGCAGACGCAGCAGGAGGTGCTACGCCTGATGCGCGATGTGAAGGTCAATACTGATCTCTACATGAAGCTGCTCGACAGTACGGAGCAATTGCGCGTGCTGAAAGCGGGGCAACTCGGCAACGTTCGCACGGTCGACTTTGCCGTCGTTCCTGAGCAGCCGGTGCGTCCAAAGAAGGTCATCGTGACTGCCCTGGCCTTGGTGCTTGGCCTTGTACTGGGCTGCGTCGTCGCGCTTGGCCGTCGAGCGCTCAATCGCGGTCTGGAAAGTCCAGCTGAAATCGAACTGGCAATTGACGTGCCTGTCCGCGCCATCATTTCGCGCAGTGAGAAGCAGGCTGAACTCGAACGCTCGGTGCGGCGCAATCCGTCATGGAGCAGAGGCGTGCTTGCAGCGATCTTTCCCGATGACGCAGCAATCGAGGGCCTTCGCAGCCTGCGTACGGCGCTTCAGTTCGGCTTGATCAAACCGGACAACAACGTGCTGATGATCACGGGGCCGCGCGCGGAAGTCGGCAAGTCGTTCGTCTCGGTCAATCTCGCGACGGTGATCGCGACGGCCGGCAAACGCGTCTTGTTGATCGATGCGGACATGCGCCGCGGTAATGTGCACTCGTATTTCTCGTTCAGGAACACGCCCGGGCTTTCCGAGGTGCTGTCAGGCCGTCCGTTTGCCGAGGTGATTCATCATCAGGTGGTGCCCAATCTCGATGTCATGACGGCCGGAGCATATCCCGATCGTCCGTCCGAACTGCTGATGCAAGGGCGTTTCGGAACAATGTGCAAAACAATTTCGGCCATGTATGACCTCGTGATCGTCGATTCACCGCCGATACTTGCCGTGACTGATCCTGTGGTTGTCGGAAAAGAGGCGGGCGCAACGCTCATGGTCATTCGTCATGGCCGCCATTCGGCAGCAGAGTTGCGCGAAGCCACGCGTCACCTTGCTAGCGCAGGCGTGTCGGTAAACGGTGTACTGCTGACCGATGTCCCACGGCGTGGGTCGACCTACGGCGCCTACTCCGAATATCGAACCAAAACCAGTTAA
- a CDS encoding low molecular weight protein-tyrosine-phosphatase has protein sequence MIDRVLVVCEGNICRSPLACAMLAASFPDIRFSSAGTHALVGESADPHVLEMARERGVSLGDHVATALTGHEVNSADLILTMTTAQREYIECVWPSSRGKVYRLAENEGVDVVDPYRRHRAAFDLAFAQIEHGVAYWRGALAGLAH, from the coding sequence ATGATCGATCGTGTTCTCGTGGTGTGCGAAGGCAACATCTGCCGCAGTCCGCTGGCTTGCGCGATGCTGGCGGCAAGCTTTCCGGATATCCGCTTCAGTTCGGCGGGTACACATGCTCTGGTTGGGGAGAGCGCAGACCCGCACGTGCTCGAGATGGCGCGTGAACGTGGCGTCTCTCTTGGCGATCACGTCGCAACGGCGCTCACGGGCCATGAGGTCAACAGCGCCGATCTGATCCTGACGATGACCACGGCGCAACGCGAGTACATCGAATGCGTGTGGCCGTCTTCACGTGGCAAGGTCTATCGGCTGGCCGAGAACGAGGGTGTCGACGTGGTCGACCCATATCGCCGCCATCGAGCGGCATTTGATCTGGCATTCGCGCAAATCGAGCATGGCGTTGCGTATTGGCGGGGAGCACTGGCGGGACTGGCTCACTGA
- a CDS encoding polysaccharide biosynthesis/export family protein has translation MNSLNKSSAHAKQKIFCSSKLKVSIASAAIAMSSLLGGCAVAPGMRMSVANPQTGSDSAQAGSTSTAATLAAPQIPITELDIDVIRRLQDERRKAQQLQVKLLSTGPKPYGVGAGDVLQIVVWDHPEIAAAVGATQSQSSTRPADPYAGFVVDQAGNLTYPYAGTMHVAGLRVEDVQRRLAAALAQYFVNPQVTVRMASYRAHQVYVDGEVRTPGAVSVNDVPMSLYEAISRAGGFTESADQSDLLLVRNGVSHRVDLTQMVASGISPSRLYLQSGDLLRVVARDENDVYVMGEVTKPLSAIPRRTGRITLADALAQAGSVNSSTADASQMFVIRGSLSGTPEVFHLDGRSPVSMLVAKEFDLQPKDVVYVDGNGLVRFNRVLTLLIPAINAGLTAGLVAK, from the coding sequence TTGAACAGCTTGAATAAATCATCCGCTCACGCGAAGCAGAAAATCTTTTGCAGTTCGAAGCTCAAGGTTTCGATTGCGAGTGCTGCGATTGCCATGAGTTCGTTGCTCGGTGGATGTGCAGTGGCACCAGGTATGCGAATGTCGGTTGCCAATCCGCAGACAGGATCTGACTCCGCGCAGGCGGGCAGTACGTCTACGGCAGCAACGCTTGCCGCACCTCAGATTCCCATTACAGAACTGGATATCGACGTTATCCGACGCCTTCAGGACGAGCGCCGCAAAGCGCAGCAATTGCAGGTCAAGCTACTGTCGACCGGTCCGAAACCTTATGGCGTAGGCGCAGGCGACGTGCTCCAGATCGTCGTGTGGGATCACCCCGAAATCGCAGCGGCGGTGGGGGCGACCCAGTCGCAATCATCCACGCGCCCGGCCGATCCGTATGCCGGCTTCGTCGTCGATCAGGCTGGCAATCTCACTTATCCGTATGCGGGAACGATGCACGTTGCTGGCCTGCGGGTCGAAGACGTGCAACGTCGCCTGGCGGCCGCGCTTGCCCAGTACTTCGTTAACCCGCAGGTAACGGTGCGGATGGCGTCCTATCGGGCCCATCAGGTTTATGTCGACGGTGAAGTCCGAACACCTGGTGCCGTTTCGGTGAACGACGTACCAATGTCTCTGTATGAAGCGATCTCGCGTGCGGGCGGATTCACCGAATCAGCCGATCAAAGTGATCTTTTGCTGGTGCGCAATGGTGTTTCCCATCGCGTTGATCTGACGCAAATGGTTGCGAGCGGGATCAGCCCCTCGCGACTGTATCTTCAATCCGGCGATCTTCTTCGGGTAGTCGCACGTGACGAAAACGACGTTTACGTCATGGGGGAAGTCACCAAACCGCTTTCCGCTATTCCTCGGCGCACGGGACGCATCACGTTGGCTGATGCGCTCGCGCAGGCTGGCAGTGTCAATTCATCGACAGCAGATGCGTCACAGATGTTTGTGATTCGCGGGAGCCTAAGCGGCACACCCGAGGTGTTCCATCTGGACGGTCGCTCTCCGGTGTCGATGCTGGTCGCCAAGGAATTCGATCTTCAGCCAAAGGATGTCGTGTATGTCGACGGCAACGGTCTCGTTCGCTTCAACCGCGTGTTGACCTTATTGATTCCGGCGATTAATGCAGGTCTGACTGCGGGACTGGTGGCGAAATGA